One Opitutia bacterium DNA segment encodes these proteins:
- a CDS encoding ATP-binding cassette domain-containing protein, with translation MIEARHLTKTFKDKKRGTITAVDDVSFTCRPGQIYGLLGANGAGKTTTLRILATLLQPSTGTATVAGHDVSAEPEKVRSNVGFLAASTALYGRLNAREMIAYFGRLNGMDDPTIRARIDVLARELDMHEFLDRRCDKFSTGMKQKTSIARTLVHDPAVMIFDEPTLGLDVMTARSIVRFVRECRNRGKTVIYSTHVMSEVEKLCDTIGIIHNGRLVAEGTLDQLRARFGEQDMEEVFVKAVGGEAAVTAALNR, from the coding sequence ATGATCGAAGCCCGCCACCTCACCAAGACGTTCAAGGATAAGAAACGCGGCACCATCACCGCGGTCGACGACGTCTCCTTCACCTGCCGTCCCGGCCAGATCTACGGCCTGCTCGGCGCCAACGGCGCGGGCAAGACCACTACGCTCCGCATCCTCGCCACGCTCCTCCAGCCGTCCACCGGCACGGCGACCGTGGCCGGCCACGACGTCAGTGCCGAGCCGGAGAAGGTCCGCTCCAACGTCGGCTTCCTTGCCGCCAGCACCGCACTCTACGGCCGCCTGAACGCCCGCGAAATGATCGCCTATTTCGGCCGGCTCAACGGCATGGACGACCCGACCATCCGCGCGCGCATCGACGTGCTCGCACGCGAACTCGACATGCACGAGTTCCTCGACCGTCGCTGCGACAAGTTTTCCACCGGCATGAAACAGAAGACCTCCATCGCCCGCACGCTCGTGCACGACCCGGCGGTGATGATCTTCGACGAGCCCACGCTCGGTCTCGACGTCATGACCGCGCGCTCGATCGTGCGGTTCGTCCGCGAGTGCCGCAATCGCGGCAAGACCGTCATCTATTCCACGCATGTGATGAGCGAGGTGGAGAAGCTCTGCGACACCATCGGCATCATCCACAACGGCCGGCTCGTCGCCGAAGGCACGCTCGACCAGCTGCGCGCCCGTTTCGGCGAGCAGGACATGGAGGAAGTCTTCGTCAAAGCCGTCGGCGGCGAAGCCGCCGTCACCGCCGCCCTCAACCGCTGA
- a CDS encoding ABC transporter permease, translating to MNWKAIFVVYKKELKDQLRDRRTIISTIVIPTVVMPLIMFGFGTVMTKIIRQAKDEGTSVMVVNAAGAPELVKALKADTKFRVMAESPDVKQRIADKKIRVALELPKDFDAAIARGETPKVGVLFYDGEIKSGIGAREVESFLQKYRTSILDQRLKERGLPPEFTKPFELARKNVAPPEKVGGATIGGIIPYLIIILCFSGAMYPAMDLTAGEKERGTMETLMCSPTARINIVFGKFLTVLTASVATIVFSMTSMAVTATLGGKVFLGGSGMAAAASNKAQEVSVMPSFDPAGFIGVFAMVAPVAILFAALLLTVSLFAKSYKEAQSYAGPMILLAIIPAVFGMLPGMELSAKTALIPILNLSLVCKEMLSGTWNWNYIALIFGSSCLYAVVALVACVKMFNREDVMFRA from the coding sequence ATGAACTGGAAAGCCATTTTCGTCGTCTACAAAAAGGAACTGAAGGATCAGCTGCGCGATCGGCGCACGATCATTTCCACCATCGTCATCCCGACCGTCGTAATGCCGCTCATCATGTTCGGCTTCGGCACGGTGATGACCAAGATCATCCGGCAGGCGAAGGATGAAGGCACGAGCGTCATGGTCGTGAATGCCGCCGGCGCGCCCGAACTCGTCAAAGCCCTCAAGGCCGACACGAAGTTCCGCGTCATGGCCGAATCGCCCGACGTGAAGCAGCGCATCGCGGACAAAAAAATCCGCGTCGCGCTGGAGCTGCCCAAGGATTTCGACGCCGCCATCGCGCGCGGCGAGACGCCGAAGGTCGGCGTGTTGTTCTACGACGGCGAAATCAAGTCCGGCATCGGCGCCCGCGAGGTGGAGTCGTTTCTCCAGAAATACCGCACGAGCATCCTCGACCAGCGCCTGAAGGAGCGCGGCCTGCCGCCGGAATTCACCAAGCCGTTCGAACTGGCGCGCAAGAACGTCGCTCCACCCGAGAAGGTCGGCGGTGCCACTATCGGTGGCATCATCCCGTATCTGATCATCATCCTCTGTTTCTCGGGCGCGATGTATCCCGCGATGGACCTCACCGCGGGCGAGAAGGAGCGCGGCACCATGGAAACCCTCATGTGCAGCCCGACCGCGCGCATCAACATCGTCTTCGGCAAATTCCTCACCGTGCTCACGGCCTCGGTCGCGACGATCGTGTTCTCGATGACATCGATGGCTGTCACCGCGACGCTCGGTGGCAAAGTGTTCCTCGGCGGCTCAGGCATGGCCGCGGCCGCCTCCAACAAGGCCCAGGAGGTCAGCGTGATGCCGTCGTTCGATCCCGCGGGCTTCATCGGCGTGTTCGCGATGGTCGCCCCGGTCGCGATCCTCTTCGCCGCGTTGCTGCTCACCGTCTCGCTCTTCGCCAAGAGCTACAAGGAGGCGCAGAGCTACGCCGGCCCCATGATCCTCCTCGCGATCATTCCCGCCGTCTTCGGCATGTTGCCGGGCATGGAACTCAGCGCGAAGACCGCGCTGATCCCGATCCTGAATCTCTCGCTCGTGTGCAAGGAGATGCTCTCCGGCACCTGGAACTGGAACTACATCGCGCTCATCTTCGGTTCGTCGTGCCTCTACGCCGTCGTCGCGCTGGTGGCCTGCGTGAAGATGTTCAATCGCGAGGACGTGATGTTCCGCGCCTGA
- a CDS encoding ABC-F family ATP-binding cassette domain-containing protein — MLTLADVAKSYGTRELFSEVSLFVARTDRYGLVGPNGAGKSTLFNLILGEEQPDEGIIEWERGADFGFLPQESAPVGDETVLAIATSGKKLVPENDDDYDIDWTLEPRAKKILAGLGFREEDHDKPAKSFSGGWVMRAHLARLLVSEPALLLLDEPTNHLDLEALLWFQDYLTRYPGGLLIISHDREFLNTLCNGILELKGGTLNKYTGNYDDYLNEKDARREQQAALFKNQQREIAHLQKFVDRFGAKASMASRAKSKEKQIERLKEVAVEEPWEDLKKINFRFPQPPRSGLKVITLKNVQQAYGDHVVYRDLNFEAERGQRIVLVGPNGAGKSTLLKILANVIPIQAGTRELGSNVVAGYFAQNRGDNLNTELSVLENVMELRTAENQLTEQQARAVLGGFLFRKDDVFKPVEVLSGGEKSRLALARLLINPPNLLLMDEPTTHLDIPSIDALVNALKAYEGTLLFISHDVYFIRQLALNVLHVHSGRLTPYAGNYDYYLDKSKATSARAALTAGFTDARPKQQTAKSVAGVADPGPGSTSPATKKPNPGELKKLRTEVGKLEQRVSELETKQNELTAELEKPETYTQAGRAQHLNRELSTTVDLLHAATAEWEAAATKLGELEKLA; from the coding sequence ATGCTGACCCTTGCCGACGTCGCCAAGTCCTACGGCACCCGTGAACTGTTTTCCGAGGTGTCGCTCTTCGTCGCGCGCACCGATCGCTACGGCCTCGTCGGCCCGAACGGCGCGGGCAAGTCCACGCTCTTCAATCTGATCCTCGGCGAGGAGCAGCCCGACGAGGGCATCATCGAGTGGGAGCGCGGCGCGGACTTCGGCTTCCTCCCGCAGGAAAGCGCGCCCGTCGGCGACGAGACCGTCCTCGCCATCGCCACCAGCGGCAAGAAACTCGTCCCGGAGAACGACGACGATTACGACATCGACTGGACGCTCGAGCCGCGCGCGAAGAAAATTTTGGCCGGCCTCGGCTTCCGCGAGGAAGATCACGACAAACCCGCCAAATCGTTCTCCGGCGGCTGGGTCATGCGCGCGCACCTCGCCCGGCTGCTCGTCAGCGAGCCGGCGCTGCTCCTGCTCGACGAGCCGACGAACCACCTCGATCTCGAAGCGCTGCTCTGGTTCCAGGACTACCTGACGCGCTATCCGGGCGGCCTGCTCATCATTTCGCACGACCGCGAATTTCTGAACACGCTCTGCAACGGCATCCTCGAGCTCAAGGGCGGCACGCTCAACAAATACACCGGCAACTACGACGACTACCTCAACGAAAAGGACGCCCGTCGCGAGCAACAAGCCGCTCTCTTCAAGAACCAGCAACGCGAGATCGCCCACCTCCAGAAATTCGTCGACCGTTTCGGCGCCAAGGCCTCGATGGCTTCGCGCGCCAAGTCGAAGGAGAAGCAGATCGAGCGCCTCAAGGAAGTCGCCGTCGAGGAGCCATGGGAGGACCTCAAGAAGATCAATTTCCGCTTCCCGCAGCCGCCGCGCTCCGGCCTGAAGGTCATCACGCTGAAAAACGTCCAGCAGGCCTACGGCGACCACGTCGTCTACCGCGACCTCAACTTCGAGGCCGAGCGCGGCCAGCGCATCGTGCTCGTCGGCCCCAACGGCGCCGGCAAATCCACGCTGCTGAAAATCCTCGCCAACGTCATCCCCATCCAGGCCGGCACCCGCGAGCTCGGCTCCAATGTCGTCGCCGGCTACTTTGCCCAGAACCGCGGCGACAATCTCAACACCGAGCTCTCCGTCCTCGAAAACGTGATGGAGCTCCGCACCGCCGAGAACCAGCTCACCGAGCAGCAAGCCCGCGCCGTGCTCGGCGGCTTCCTGTTCCGCAAGGACGACGTGTTCAAGCCGGTCGAGGTGCTCTCCGGCGGTGAAAAATCCCGCCTCGCCCTCGCCCGCCTGCTCATCAATCCACCGAACCTGCTGCTGATGGACGAGCCCACGACGCACCTCGACATCCCGTCGATCGACGCGCTCGTGAACGCTCTCAAGGCCTACGAAGGCACGCTGCTCTTCATCAGCCACGACGTGTATTTCATCCGCCAGCTCGCGCTGAACGTCCTGCACGTCCACAGCGGCCGCCTCACACCCTACGCCGGCAACTACGACTACTACCTCGACAAGTCGAAGGCCACCAGCGCCCGCGCCGCGCTCACCGCCGGCTTCACCGACGCCCGCCCGAAGCAGCAGACGGCCAAATCTGTAGCCGGGGTCGCCGACCCCGGCCCGGGCTCAACGAGCCCGGCCACAAAGAAACCAAATCCCGGCGAGTTGAAGAAACTCCGCACCGAAGTCGGCAAACTCGAGCAGCGCGTCAGCGAACTCGAGACGAAGCAAAACGAGCTCACCGCCGAACTCGAAAAGCCCGAGACCTACACGCAGGCCGGCCGCGCCCAGCACTTGAACCGCGAGCTCAGCACGACGGTCGACCTGCTCCACGCCGCCACCGCCGAGTGGGAGGCCGCGGCCACGAAGCTCGGCGAGTTGGAAAAACTCGCCTGA
- a CDS encoding DMT family transporter — MLYAFVTTFLFAASSVLAHKSQNTVGPARANLGRLTVGLVCLGAWAYLFGQGHGGPAFTTFLLSGLAGMGLGDLAFFAALPRLGSRLTTTMNQCLSVPVAIGIEWLWLGTTLSGGQLLCIAVIIAGIVVALVPTRTSPPKVRVRPLGVVLGLIAATGQGLGAVLSRRGFEMTAAAGAHLDGLTAAYQRVLGGIAITAAWFAVRAWLDRDREARPAPPLRAHGWILIHALAGPVFGMATFQLALASTPSGLVLPITACAPLAVIPLAYWIEGERPSRRSLVGGAIAVAGAVALTLAR; from the coding sequence GTGCTCTACGCGTTCGTCACCACGTTCCTCTTCGCCGCCTCCTCCGTGCTGGCGCACAAGAGCCAGAACACCGTCGGCCCGGCGCGCGCCAACCTCGGCCGGCTCACCGTCGGCCTCGTGTGCCTCGGCGCGTGGGCATATCTGTTCGGCCAGGGACACGGCGGACCGGCCTTCACGACCTTCCTGCTCAGCGGCCTCGCCGGCATGGGACTCGGCGACCTGGCGTTTTTCGCCGCGCTGCCGCGCCTCGGCTCGCGCCTGACGACCACGATGAACCAATGCCTCAGCGTGCCGGTCGCGATCGGCATCGAGTGGCTCTGGCTCGGCACGACGCTCAGCGGCGGACAACTGCTCTGCATCGCGGTGATCATCGCCGGCATCGTCGTCGCGCTCGTCCCGACGCGCACCTCGCCGCCCAAAGTCCGCGTGCGTCCGCTCGGCGTGGTGCTCGGGTTGATCGCCGCCACCGGCCAGGGCCTGGGCGCTGTGCTGAGCCGACGCGGCTTCGAAATGACCGCCGCGGCCGGCGCGCACCTCGACGGTTTGACCGCCGCCTACCAGCGCGTGCTCGGCGGCATCGCGATCACCGCCGCGTGGTTCGCCGTCCGCGCGTGGCTCGATCGCGATCGCGAAGCGCGGCCCGCGCCGCCGCTCCGCGCGCACGGCTGGATCCTCATCCACGCGCTGGCCGGGCCGGTTTTCGGCATGGCGACGTTCCAGCTCGCGCTCGCCTCGACGCCGAGCGGCCTCGTGCTGCCGATCACGGCCTGCGCGCCGCTCGCGGTGATCCCCCTCGCCTACTGGATCGAGGGCGAGCGCCCATCGCGGCGCTCGCTGGTCGGCGGCGCCATCGCTGTGGCCGGCGCCGTGGCGTTGACGCTGGCGCGCTGA
- a CDS encoding thioredoxin domain-containing protein translates to MPNHLATEKSPYLRQHADNPVDWFPWGEEAFAKARAEQKPIFLSIGYSTCHWCHVMAHESFESAAVAEVLNRGFVSIKLDREERPDLDRLYMTYVQQTTGHGGWPMSVWLTPDAKPFYGGTYFPPEDRHGRPGFVTLLNAIAQHWQNERAKIETGAEEIVQALRRYASEGPAREIQEGEAAAPAPLHEAAGAAFDKCFQYFYEGHDAVWGGFGGAPKFPRAASLSFLFRVAALQGVKSEAGAEAVKMAAFTLQRMAEGGIHDHVGGGFHRYSVDEKWHVPHFEKMLYDQAQIALNLLEARQATGVEVYAWVARGIFDYVQRDLTSPRGGFYSAEDADSEVPAGATGNGSSGGLALPLKHAHAEGAFYVWTKDEIDAALGEDAGFFSAHFGVKAGGNVDPAHDPHGEFTGRNVLMQQRPLAQTAADLKMDLAAAAEKLVRCLEKLRSVRAQRPRPHLDDKVITAWNGLMISALAKGHQVLESTARRDDSPYLNAATRAAEFLRAELWDDATGTLYRSWRETRSNIPAFAEDYAFLVQGLLDLYEAGFDVRWLQWAERLQARMDELFLDAARGGYFNSRADDASVIVRMKEDYDGAEPAPGSVAAMNLVRLDWMLGGPGARDRARATIESMRTQWTSHPHALPQMLCAVELALEPPRTVVLAGDAAAEDFRALAAVLHEQLGPRRALLHADGSAGQRWLAERRPYVAEMSAAGGRATAFVCEEFACRAPASTAEELRATLGG, encoded by the coding sequence ATGCCCAACCACCTCGCCACGGAGAAGTCGCCCTATTTGCGCCAACACGCGGACAATCCGGTCGACTGGTTTCCGTGGGGCGAGGAGGCCTTCGCCAAGGCGCGCGCGGAGCAGAAGCCGATTTTCCTGAGCATCGGCTACTCGACCTGCCACTGGTGCCACGTGATGGCGCACGAGTCGTTCGAGAGCGCGGCGGTCGCCGAGGTGCTCAACCGCGGCTTCGTCTCGATCAAACTCGATCGCGAGGAGCGGCCCGACCTCGACCGGCTCTACATGACCTACGTGCAGCAGACGACCGGGCACGGCGGCTGGCCGATGAGCGTGTGGCTCACGCCCGACGCGAAACCGTTCTACGGCGGCACGTATTTCCCGCCCGAGGACCGGCACGGCCGGCCGGGCTTCGTGACGCTGCTCAACGCCATCGCGCAGCACTGGCAAAACGAGCGCGCGAAAATCGAGACCGGCGCCGAGGAGATCGTGCAGGCGCTGCGCCGCTACGCGAGCGAGGGGCCGGCGCGCGAAATCCAAGAAGGCGAAGCGGCTGCGCCCGCACCGTTGCACGAGGCGGCAGGCGCGGCGTTCGACAAGTGCTTCCAGTATTTCTACGAGGGCCACGATGCGGTGTGGGGCGGCTTTGGCGGCGCGCCGAAGTTCCCGCGCGCGGCGTCGTTGAGTTTTCTCTTCCGCGTCGCCGCGTTGCAGGGCGTGAAGTCCGAAGCCGGCGCCGAGGCGGTGAAGATGGCGGCGTTCACGCTCCAGCGCATGGCCGAGGGCGGCATCCACGACCACGTCGGCGGCGGCTTCCATCGCTACTCGGTCGACGAGAAGTGGCACGTGCCGCACTTCGAGAAGATGCTCTACGACCAAGCGCAGATCGCGCTGAACCTGCTCGAGGCGCGACAGGCTACGGGCGTCGAGGTCTACGCGTGGGTGGCGCGCGGGATCTTCGACTATGTGCAGCGCGACCTGACGAGTCCGCGCGGCGGATTTTATTCGGCGGAGGACGCGGACAGCGAGGTGCCGGCTGGCGCAACGGGCAACGGCTCGTCCGGAGGACTCGCCCTGCCCTTGAAGCACGCGCATGCCGAAGGCGCGTTCTACGTCTGGACGAAGGACGAGATCGACGCGGCGCTCGGCGAGGACGCGGGGTTTTTCTCCGCGCACTTTGGCGTGAAGGCCGGTGGCAATGTCGATCCCGCGCACGATCCGCACGGCGAGTTCACCGGCAGGAACGTGCTCATGCAGCAGCGTCCGCTCGCGCAGACGGCGGCGGACTTGAAAATGGATCTGGCAGCCGCGGCGGAGAAACTCGTGCGCTGCCTCGAGAAACTGCGCTCGGTCCGCGCGCAGCGTCCGCGTCCGCACCTCGATGACAAGGTGATCACGGCGTGGAACGGCCTGATGATCTCCGCCCTCGCCAAAGGGCATCAGGTGCTAGAGAGCACGGCTCGTCGGGACGACTCGCCCTACCTCAACGCGGCGACGCGCGCGGCGGAGTTCCTGCGCGCAGAGTTGTGGGACGACGCGACGGGCACGCTTTACCGCAGCTGGCGCGAGACGCGCAGCAACATCCCGGCGTTCGCGGAGGATTACGCGTTCCTCGTGCAGGGACTGCTCGATCTCTATGAAGCCGGCTTCGACGTGCGCTGGCTGCAATGGGCCGAGCGCCTGCAGGCGCGCATGGACGAATTGTTCCTCGATGCGGCTCGCGGCGGGTATTTCAACTCCCGTGCGGACGACGCGAGCGTGATCGTGCGCATGAAGGAGGATTACGACGGCGCCGAGCCGGCTCCGGGGTCGGTCGCGGCGATGAATCTCGTGCGGCTCGACTGGATGCTCGGCGGGCCGGGCGCGAGGGATCGGGCGCGCGCTACGATCGAGTCGATGCGCACGCAGTGGACGAGTCACCCGCACGCGTTGCCGCAGATGCTGTGCGCCGTGGAACTCGCGCTCGAACCGCCGCGCACGGTGGTGCTCGCGGGCGATGCGGCGGCGGAAGATTTCCGAGCGCTCGCGGCGGTGTTGCACGAGCAACTCGGACCGCGGCGCGCGCTGCTGCATGCGGACGGAAGTGCGGGCCAGCGCTGGCTGGCGGAGCGGCGGCCTTACGTCGCGGAAATGTCGGCGGCGGGCGGTCGGGCGACGGCGTTCGTGTGCGAGGAGTTTGCGTGCCGCGCGCCGGCGTCGACGGCGGAAGAATTGCGAGCGACGCTGGGCGGCTGA
- a CDS encoding CHASE domain-containing protein, which yields MPFPKLPVSWLRRLPWLVLLAGGALSVWIGVWAVGERTRRDAADFAQLTSNIETSIRVRVRAHIDALRAGGGFIAASSEVTRDSWNHFAHEIDLDSRYPGTRGLGVVFPVRDVELPAFVARMRAQGLRDYRVRGIDGAAVGGGEHYVIAHIHPESGNEPALGLDIATEPVRRAAVELARSTGEPALTTPLHLVQDERGRPAFLLFLPVFSSGAPVATPEARAAALRAWVYTPFVLEEFLMTALGERAEKARLYFFAGDKADPQQLLFASVPGGLPPEFARVRPLELAGRKFTVGWVRGPAFISSSVSPLLWAAGSTAFATLVLAGWAAMLRDNQERAEQLVTERTQQLQESERRWRFALESSAQGLWDWDADREAIYFSPIWKRLFGYENVSDLTLTDWHPRVHPADLPDVLDRLARHNAGELPVFEHEYRVKRGDGSYVWILDRSMVVARRPDGTPQRMIGTHTDISPRKAAELALRESEQQLSTIYRTMADGLVVHRRDGRVVSFNPAAERILGVASDQILGRSALDERWPLVRPDGTPLPGEEHPAMRVLRHGRPERDVLAGLDMPNGARRWISINAEPVHDAAGQVERVVVSFSDVTARQRLQEELKAARDQALEASRLKSEFLANMSHEIRTPMNGVIGMSDLLLETPLNGEQRQMADVMQKSAESLLTIVNDVLDFSKMEAGRMQVEVREFDLHELVEATVALLAPRGASKHLKVSATIAPDVPREVRGDPVRVRQVLTNLLSNAVKFTDAGAVDVRLATAARGDAEMRVRCEVQDTGPGIAPAQQGRLFQAFTQADGSNTRRHGGTGLGLAISRQLVQLMGGDIGLISEAGQGATFWFELPFEVGRGAPAKPRQVPAAQPVASLRVLVAEDNPANQAVAEALLQQLGHVATIAEDGAVALRLLASERFDVLLLDCQMPRVDGYTVARDLRAGKVPGCERLPIIALTAYAMPGDRERCLAAGMDYYLAKPLRAAALRQALEACGLIPASGEAVESPARPASVAPIDATQIAQLREIPGRVRERLLDELIEIFRESAPTQLRALAEAAGARRCGLIEQLAHKLAGSCAHLGAFAMRGTALELEAAARREDWSTIGPLLRRLEEQAAEVLSALDEFET from the coding sequence ATGCCTTTCCCGAAATTGCCCGTTTCGTGGCTCCGCCGGCTGCCATGGCTGGTGCTGCTGGCCGGCGGCGCGCTCAGCGTGTGGATCGGCGTGTGGGCGGTGGGCGAGCGGACGCGGCGCGATGCGGCGGACTTTGCGCAGCTGACCTCCAACATCGAAACCTCCATCCGCGTGCGCGTGCGGGCGCACATCGACGCGCTGCGCGCCGGGGGCGGATTCATCGCGGCGAGTAGCGAGGTCACGCGCGATTCGTGGAATCACTTTGCTCACGAGATCGATCTCGACTCGCGGTATCCCGGCACGCGCGGCCTCGGCGTGGTTTTCCCGGTGCGGGACGTGGAGTTGCCGGCCTTCGTCGCGCGGATGCGTGCGCAGGGTCTGCGGGATTACCGAGTGCGCGGCATCGACGGTGCCGCGGTCGGTGGTGGGGAGCACTACGTCATCGCGCACATCCACCCGGAGAGCGGCAACGAGCCGGCGCTGGGCCTCGACATCGCGACGGAGCCGGTGCGGCGCGCGGCCGTTGAGCTGGCCCGGAGCACCGGCGAACCGGCTCTGACGACCCCGCTGCATCTCGTGCAGGACGAGCGCGGGCGCCCGGCCTTCCTGCTTTTCCTGCCCGTGTTTTCGTCCGGGGCGCCGGTGGCGACGCCGGAGGCGCGCGCGGCGGCGTTGCGGGCGTGGGTCTACACGCCGTTCGTGCTCGAGGAGTTTCTGATGACCGCGCTCGGCGAGCGGGCGGAGAAGGCGCGGCTGTATTTCTTCGCCGGCGACAAGGCGGACCCGCAGCAACTGCTGTTCGCTTCGGTCCCCGGCGGATTGCCGCCGGAATTCGCGCGCGTGCGTCCGCTGGAGCTGGCCGGCCGGAAGTTCACGGTCGGTTGGGTGCGCGGGCCGGCGTTCATCTCCTCGTCGGTCTCGCCGCTGCTCTGGGCGGCGGGCAGCACGGCTTTTGCCACGCTCGTGCTCGCGGGATGGGCGGCGATGCTGCGGGACAACCAGGAGCGCGCGGAGCAGCTGGTGACCGAGCGCACGCAGCAGTTGCAGGAGAGCGAGCGCCGCTGGCGCTTCGCGCTCGAGAGCAGCGCGCAGGGTTTGTGGGACTGGGATGCGGATCGCGAGGCGATCTATTTTTCGCCGATTTGGAAGCGGCTGTTCGGCTACGAGAACGTGAGCGACCTGACGTTGACCGACTGGCACCCGCGGGTGCATCCGGCGGACCTGCCCGATGTGCTCGATCGTCTCGCCCGGCACAATGCCGGCGAGTTGCCGGTCTTCGAACACGAGTATCGGGTTAAGCGCGGCGACGGCAGCTACGTGTGGATCCTGGACCGCTCGATGGTGGTGGCGCGCCGCCCCGACGGCACGCCGCAGCGCATGATCGGCACGCACACCGACATCTCCCCGCGCAAGGCGGCGGAGCTGGCGCTGCGCGAGAGCGAACAGCAGTTGAGCACGATCTACCGCACGATGGCCGACGGACTCGTGGTGCATCGGCGCGACGGCCGGGTTGTTTCCTTCAATCCCGCGGCGGAGCGAATCCTCGGCGTCGCCAGCGACCAGATTCTCGGCCGCAGTGCGCTGGATGAACGCTGGCCGCTCGTCCGCCCCGACGGCACGCCGCTGCCGGGCGAAGAGCATCCGGCGATGCGAGTGCTGCGACATGGGCGCCCGGAGCGCGATGTGCTGGCGGGCTTGGATATGCCGAATGGCGCGCGACGCTGGATTTCGATCAACGCCGAGCCCGTGCACGACGCCGCCGGACAGGTGGAGCGCGTGGTGGTGAGTTTCAGCGATGTCACGGCCCGCCAGCGGCTGCAGGAGGAGCTGAAGGCGGCGCGCGATCAGGCGCTCGAGGCGTCGCGCCTGAAGTCGGAGTTCCTCGCCAACATGAGCCACGAGATCCGCACGCCGATGAACGGCGTCATCGGAATGTCCGATCTCCTGCTGGAGACGCCGCTCAATGGCGAACAGCGGCAGATGGCCGATGTGATGCAGAAGAGCGCGGAGAGTCTTCTGACGATCGTGAACGACGTGCTCGACTTCTCGAAAATGGAGGCGGGGCGGATGCAGGTGGAAGTCCGCGAGTTCGACCTGCATGAGTTGGTTGAAGCGACGGTGGCGTTGCTCGCGCCGCGCGGGGCGAGCAAGCACTTGAAGGTGTCGGCGACGATCGCGCCGGACGTGCCGCGCGAGGTGCGCGGGGATCCCGTGCGCGTGCGGCAGGTGCTGACGAATTTGCTGAGCAACGCGGTGAAGTTCACCGATGCGGGCGCGGTGGACGTGCGGCTCGCCACCGCAGCGCGGGGCGACGCGGAAATGCGCGTGCGATGCGAGGTGCAGGACACGGGTCCGGGCATCGCGCCGGCGCAGCAAGGACGATTGTTCCAGGCCTTCACGCAGGCGGATGGATCGAACACGCGCCGCCACGGTGGCACCGGGCTCGGGCTCGCGATCTCGCGTCAGCTCGTGCAGTTGATGGGCGGCGACATCGGTTTGATCAGCGAGGCGGGGCAGGGCGCGACGTTCTGGTTTGAACTGCCGTTCGAGGTCGGGCGCGGGGCGCCAGCGAAGCCGCGGCAGGTGCCGGCGGCTCAACCGGTCGCCAGCCTGCGCGTGCTGGTGGCCGAGGATAATCCGGCGAACCAAGCCGTGGCGGAGGCATTGCTGCAGCAACTCGGGCACGTCGCGACGATCGCCGAGGACGGGGCCGTGGCGTTGCGGCTGCTCGCGAGCGAACGTTTCGACGTCCTGCTGTTGGATTGCCAGATGCCGCGGGTGGACGGCTACACGGTGGCGCGGGACTTGCGGGCGGGGAAGGTGCCCGGCTGCGAGCGGCTGCCGATCATTGCTCTCACCGCCTACGCGATGCCCGGCGATCGCGAACGCTGTCTGGCGGCCGGCATGGACTACTATCTCGCGAAGCCTCTTCGTGCGGCCGCGCTGCGCCAGGCGCTCGAGGCGTGCGGGCTCATCCCGGCCAGCGGTGAGGCGGTCGAGTCTCCGGCCCGGCCCGCGTCCGTGGCGCCGATCGATGCGACGCAGATCGCGCAATTACGCGAGATCCCCGGCCGCGTGCGGGAGCGCTTGTTGGACGAACTGATCGAAATTTTCCGGGAGTCCGCGCCGACGCAGCTGCGCGCGCTCGCGGAAGCCGCCGGCGCGAGGCGATGCGGGCTGATCGAGCAGCTCGCGCACAAGCTCGCGGGCAGTTGCGCGCATTTGGGAGCATTTGCGATGCGAGGCACGGCTTTGGAACTCGAGGCAGCGGCGCGCCGGGAGGACTGGTCGACCATCGGGCCGTTGCTGCGCCGGTTGGAAGAGCAGGCGGCCGAAGTGTTGAGCGCGCTCGACGAATTCGAAACCTGA
- a CDS encoding helix-turn-helix transcriptional regulator, with the protein MHYTLFFRQLREQKGMTHETLARLARCHRNTVVNVEAGRPVRFETLARLATKMGYASDSTEMASLALLWLEAVSGLDLAEPSALGQTRQKIATYSRSTGRAAAKLEETVRRAGLHETDIRLLTRVAGSPELLGILRSICDLLPASADEDEDAPQLRVAEDK; encoded by the coding sequence ATGCACTACACGCTGTTTTTCCGCCAGCTCCGGGAACAGAAGGGCATGACGCACGAGACGCTCGCCCGGCTGGCCCGTTGCCACCGGAACACGGTCGTGAACGTCGAAGCCGGCCGGCCAGTGCGATTCGAAACCTTGGCCCGGCTCGCGACCAAGATGGGTTACGCCTCCGATTCCACGGAGATGGCCAGCCTGGCGCTGCTGTGGCTCGAGGCGGTCAGCGGACTCGATCTCGCGGAGCCGTCCGCCCTCGGCCAAACCCGCCAGAAAATCGCCACCTACAGCCGCTCCACCGGCCGGGCCGCCGCCAAGCTCGAGGAAACGGTGCGGCGCGCCGGACTGCACGAAACCGACATCCGCTTGCTGACGCGCGTGGCGGGCAGCCCCGAGCTGCTCGGCATTCTCCGCTCGATTTGCGATCTCCTGCCCGCGTCCGCCGACGAGGATGAGGACGCACCGCAGCTGCGCGTCGCCGAGGACAAGTAA